The Clostridium sp. AWRP genome has a window encoding:
- a CDS encoding 4Fe-4S binding protein, which translates to MKKFFKLWKKYSFTLLIAFVLLGLIDLRFSVAAVICMAGPIIVSVFKGRFWCGNLCPRGNFYDNIVSKFSNKRKVPKLLKSYYFRILVVVFMMTMFTLGIKRNWGNLYGIGMVFYRIIVVTTIIGIILSLFYNHRIWCSFCPMGTIASIISKFRTNKKVLQVSSNCVSCKICEKKCSLGIVPYEYKGDLLSHPDCIQCGKCVSACPKKAIGHNKIDLKSL; encoded by the coding sequence TTGAAAAAATTTTTTAAATTGTGGAAAAAGTATTCATTTACATTATTAATTGCATTTGTATTATTGGGATTAATTGACCTTAGATTCTCAGTAGCAGCTGTCATTTGTATGGCAGGACCTATAATTGTGTCTGTATTTAAGGGGAGATTCTGGTGCGGCAATTTATGTCCAAGAGGAAACTTTTATGATAATATAGTTTCTAAATTTAGTAATAAAAGAAAAGTACCTAAGCTTTTAAAATCTTATTATTTTAGAATTTTAGTTGTAGTATTTATGATGACTATGTTTACATTAGGAATTAAACGAAATTGGGGAAATCTTTATGGTATTGGAATGGTATTTTATAGGATTATTGTTGTAACGACAATAATTGGTATAATATTATCTTTATTCTATAATCATAGAATCTGGTGTAGTTTTTGTCCCATGGGAACTATAGCATCAATAATATCAAAATTTAGAACTAATAAAAAAGTACTACAAGTATCATCAAATTGTGTTTCTTGTAAAATATGCGAAAAAAAGTGTTCGTTAGGAATAGTTCCTTATGAATACAAAGGTGACCTCCTGAGTCATCCTGATTGCATACAATGTGGAAAATGTGTAAGCGCATGTCCTAAAAAGGCAATAGGACATAATAAGATTGACTTGAAATCATTGTAA
- a CDS encoding Crp/Fnr family transcriptional regulator, with the protein MVNHDGNLSNRLKSIKSLYKAYPVLEKIDINNNEILKRKVIFKIIHFNEYVKLIEETCEGVPFVIKGTIKIQKINEDGDETNLYNIEEGEFCHEALSCLSNLKSLKIVGKAIQDSELCIIPFNIVEKYLIENNEFLSYIYKDLYNKFNIVIENKERIIHESLESRLIRLLINKDSNIIYTTHSQLAFEVDSVREVVSRKLKGLEKRGYIKLERGKIVILKDLNEILKD; encoded by the coding sequence ATGGTTAATCATGATGGAAATTTAAGCAATAGGTTAAAAAGTATAAAATCTTTATATAAAGCATACCCGGTATTAGAGAAAATCGATATAAATAATAATGAAATATTAAAAAGAAAAGTAATTTTTAAAATTATACATTTTAATGAGTATGTAAAATTAATAGAGGAAACATGTGAAGGAGTTCCATTTGTCATAAAAGGGACAATAAAAATACAAAAAATTAATGAAGATGGAGATGAAACTAATCTTTATAATATAGAAGAAGGAGAATTTTGCCATGAAGCTTTGAGTTGTTTGTCAAACTTGAAATCTCTAAAAATAGTAGGTAAGGCGATTCAGGATTCTGAACTATGTATAATTCCATTTAACATAGTTGAAAAGTACCTTATAGAGAATAATGAGTTTTTATCATATATATATAAAGATTTATATAATAAATTTAATATTGTTATAGAGAACAAAGAAAGAATAATTCATGAATCTTTAGAATCAAGGCTTATCAGGTTACTTATTAATAAAGATAGTAATATAATTTATACAACACACAGTCAATTAGCCTTTGAGGTTGATTCGGTTAGAGAAGTTGTTAGCAGGAAACTAAAAGGTCTTGAAAAAAGAGGATATATAAAATTAGAAAGAGGAAAAATAGTAATACTTAAGGATTTGAACGAAATATTAAAAGACTAG